One stretch of Thermoplasmata archaeon DNA includes these proteins:
- a CDS encoding DUF58 domain-containing protein, which translates to MWTKKSVLVLGLAVTLTFLGLVFRNLALEMTSVALLSYLLVSLFLVRVSRVIPQRRLSSEKLFEDGDITVQLSLHNKSLTRTGFLEVRDKVPKQLDVRDGSNYLIVDLRGGEKTTISYRIVAPLRGIYQIGPVSLRSQDVYALFYEEVNIEDVQNITVFPRIEEIKDITIKARSLKLYPGATPVKRPGPGSEFFLVRDYLPGDPFKNINWKQYASKRKLLVNEHEVEAVSDVVIILDSREFSKYGTEANNAIMYGARAAATLTNFFLKRRDSVGLIVYGEKLLTIKQGSGQKQLFEVLTALAGAKPEGNLPFKGVVDYTAPFLPKRSPILIISSLDGDDTFAEGVSTLRVLEYPVIIICPSSIEFEMAARAKTRQGIGDPLPYEILKLEREILLSDLRGYGANVIDWDPKTPLLAVLRETKRI; encoded by the coding sequence ATGTGGACCAAGAAGAGCGTGCTGGTGCTGGGACTAGCAGTCACGCTGACCTTCCTCGGTCTCGTTTTCAGGAACCTCGCCCTCGAGATGACGAGCGTCGCGCTCCTCTCCTATCTCCTCGTCAGCCTTTTTCTGGTGAGAGTCTCGAGGGTCATACCGCAGAGGAGGCTCTCGAGCGAGAAGCTCTTCGAGGACGGCGACATAACCGTGCAGCTCTCGCTACACAACAAGAGCCTGACGAGAACCGGCTTCCTCGAGGTCAGGGACAAAGTGCCCAAGCAGCTCGACGTCCGCGACGGCAGCAACTACCTGATCGTTGACCTGAGGGGCGGGGAGAAGACCACCATCAGCTACAGGATAGTCGCCCCCCTGAGGGGAATCTACCAGATCGGCCCCGTCTCCCTCCGCTCGCAAGACGTATATGCGCTCTTCTATGAAGAGGTCAACATTGAGGATGTCCAGAACATCACCGTCTTCCCGCGTATCGAGGAGATCAAGGACATCACCATCAAAGCCCGCTCGCTCAAACTCTACCCCGGCGCAACGCCCGTGAAGAGGCCCGGGCCGGGCTCCGAGTTCTTCCTGGTCCGAGACTACCTCCCCGGCGACCCGTTCAAGAACATCAACTGGAAGCAGTACGCGAGCAAGAGGAAGCTTCTGGTCAACGAGCACGAGGTCGAGGCAGTGTCGGACGTGGTGATAATCCTCGATTCCAGGGAGTTCTCAAAATACGGCACCGAGGCCAACAACGCGATAATGTACGGCGCGAGGGCCGCCGCAACACTGACGAACTTCTTCCTCAAGAGGCGCGACAGCGTGGGGCTGATCGTCTACGGTGAGAAGCTCCTCACGATCAAGCAGGGCAGCGGCCAGAAGCAACTCTTCGAGGTCCTGACTGCGCTCGCGGGCGCGAAGCCTGAGGGAAACCTGCCGTTCAAGGGCGTGGTCGACTATACCGCGCCCTTCTTGCCCAAGCGCTCACCGATACTAATAATCTCGAGCCTCGACGGCGACGACACATTCGCGGAGGGCGTCAGCACCCTGAGGGTGCTCGAGTACCCCGTGATCATCATCTGCCCCTCCTCGATAGAGTTCGAGATGGCGGCCCGGGCGAAGACCCGGCAGGGCATCGGAGACCCGCTGCCTTATGAGATTCTCAAGCTGGAGAGGGAGATTCTCCTCTCCGACCTCAGGGGATACGGCGCGAATGTGATCGACTGGGACCCCAAGACGCCCCTGCTGGCCGTGCTGAGAGAGACCAAGCGTATCTGA
- a CDS encoding MoxR family ATPase, producing MAEIQEVATTARALMGEVSKAIIGKSEVLLKVATTILANGHMLFEDFPGLAKTLMANCFAQALGCTFKRIQFTPDLLPADITGTYVYDEKDNEFKFRPGPIFTNILLADEINRAPPKTQAALLEAMQEKQVTIEGVTHKLPRPFIVMATQNPIEQEGTYPLPEAQVDRFMVKMSVGYPNREEEKEILIRRELRRKDDVDLEVITNPKKVIEMQQVVEKVHVDPALLTYIVEIVTRTREDPRVLVGSSPRGSLALFKLGRAFAVINGRDYITPDDIKFVAVVALQHRLILKPEPRIRGVLPEDILKKILAEVPVPAV from the coding sequence ATGGCGGAGATACAGGAGGTCGCCACGACCGCCCGCGCCCTCATGGGCGAGGTGTCCAAGGCGATCATCGGGAAGAGCGAGGTGCTCCTGAAGGTCGCGACCACCATCCTCGCCAACGGCCACATGCTGTTCGAGGACTTCCCCGGGCTCGCCAAGACGCTGATGGCGAACTGCTTCGCACAGGCGCTTGGGTGCACTTTCAAGCGCATCCAGTTCACGCCGGACCTGCTCCCCGCAGACATAACGGGGACGTACGTCTACGACGAGAAGGACAACGAGTTCAAGTTCAGGCCCGGCCCGATATTCACCAACATCCTCCTCGCCGACGAGATCAACCGAGCGCCCCCGAAGACGCAGGCCGCCCTGCTCGAGGCGATGCAGGAGAAGCAGGTCACCATCGAGGGCGTGACCCACAAGCTGCCCCGGCCATTCATCGTCATGGCGACCCAGAACCCGATCGAGCAGGAGGGGACCTACCCCCTGCCCGAGGCTCAGGTCGACAGGTTCATGGTGAAGATGTCGGTCGGGTACCCCAACCGCGAGGAGGAGAAGGAGATTCTGATTCGCAGGGAGCTCAGGCGCAAGGACGACGTGGACCTCGAGGTCATCACCAACCCCAAGAAGGTCATCGAGATGCAGCAGGTGGTCGAGAAGGTCCATGTCGACCCGGCCCTGCTGACCTACATCGTCGAGATCGTGACCAGGACAAGAGAGGACCCGAGGGTTCTGGTCGGCTCGAGCCCGAGGGGCTCGCTGGCCCTGTTCAAGCTGGGCCGCGCCTTCGCCGTCATCAACGGACGGGACTACATCACACCAGACGACATAAAGTTCGTCGCGGTTGTCGCGCTCCAGCACAGGCTGATACTGAAGCCCGAGCCCAGAATCCGCGGCGTGCTGCCCGAGGACATCCTCAAGAAGATATTGGCGGAAGTGCCCGTCCCGGCCGTGTAA